In Streptomyces nodosus, one DNA window encodes the following:
- a CDS encoding FhaA domain-containing protein, translating into MGVLKKFEQRLEGLVNGTFAKVFKSEVQPVEIAGALQRECDNNATIWNRDRTVVPNDFIVELSTPDYERLSPYSGQLGDELAGMVRDYAKQQRYAFMGPIKVHLEKADDLDTGLYRVRSRTLASSTDQQAPSSAPAGRQGPGGYGYPPSAGPAGAPPMPSAPPPGGRHGAAPYGQRPPSTPTAGGHTRYWVEINGSRHQISRPTLVLGRSTEADVRIDDPGVSRRHCEIRTGTPSTIQDLGSTNGIVVDGQHTTRATLRDGSRIVVGSTTIIYRQAEG; encoded by the coding sequence GTGGGAGTCCTGAAGAAGTTCGAGCAACGCCTCGAAGGTCTGGTCAACGGCACCTTCGCCAAGGTGTTCAAGTCCGAGGTCCAGCCTGTGGAGATCGCCGGAGCGCTCCAGCGGGAGTGCGACAACAACGCGACCATCTGGAACCGTGACCGGACCGTCGTCCCCAACGACTTCATCGTGGAGCTGAGCACGCCCGACTACGAGCGTCTCAGCCCCTACTCCGGCCAGCTCGGCGACGAGCTCGCGGGTATGGTGCGCGACTACGCCAAGCAGCAGCGCTACGCCTTCATGGGCCCCATCAAGGTCCATCTGGAGAAGGCCGACGACCTCGACACCGGTCTGTACCGGGTGCGCAGCCGTACGCTCGCCTCCTCCACCGATCAGCAGGCCCCCTCGTCCGCCCCGGCCGGGCGGCAGGGCCCCGGAGGTTACGGCTACCCGCCGTCCGCCGGGCCCGCGGGCGCGCCTCCCATGCCCTCCGCCCCGCCGCCCGGCGGACGTCACGGCGCCGCGCCCTACGGTCAGCGGCCGCCGTCCACGCCCACGGCGGGCGGGCACACCCGTTACTGGGTCGAGATCAACGGCAGCCGCCATCAGATCTCCCGCCCGACGCTGGTGCTGGGCCGCAGCACCGAAGCCGACGTGCGGATCGACGACCCCGGCGTCTCGCGCCGGCACTGTGAGATCCGGACCGGAACGCCCTCGACGATCCAGGATCTCGGGTCCACCAACGGCATCGTGGTGGACGGGCAGCACACCACCCGCGCTACGCTCCGCGACGGCTCGCGGATCGTCGTGGGCAGCACCACCATCATTTACCGGCAAGCCGAAGGGTGA
- a CDS encoding Stp1/IreP family PP2C-type Ser/Thr phosphatase, translating into MYPEPTGEVRMSLSLRFAAGSHKGMIREGNEDSGYAGPRLLAIADGMGGQAAGEVASSEVISTIVALDDDVPGSDILTSLGTAVQRANDQLRAMVEEDPQLEGMGTTLTALLWTGQRLGMVHVGDSRAYLLRDGVLTQITQDHTWVQRLVDEGRITEEEATTHPQRSLLMRALGSGERVEPDLSIREVRAGDRYLICSDGLSGVVSHQTMEETLAGYQGPQETVQALIQLALRGGGPDNITVIVADVLDLDTGDTLSGQLSDTPVVVGAVAENQHHLHDNGIMQTPAGRASGLGRQVPGQGGGEFGPPGSGDADGYAPGGHGSYDDEDFVKPRKGRTWLKRSFFTALALGVIGGGCYGAYRWTQTQYYVGANDGHVALYRGISQDLAWVSLSKVEKDHPEIELKYLPPYQQKQVRATIAAGGLKAAQDKVSELGVQASACQKESERQKAESQNSSKTPTSETDGTSTASLTSKGTPSTDPSASTTATATKSRTASAPTPGPTLSEEEQKVVSLCGKQ; encoded by the coding sequence ATGTACCCGGAGCCGACAGGCGAGGTGCGCATGAGTCTGTCACTGCGCTTCGCCGCCGGATCGCACAAAGGCATGATCCGCGAAGGCAACGAGGACTCCGGCTACGCCGGTCCGCGTCTGCTCGCGATCGCCGACGGGATGGGCGGCCAGGCCGCCGGTGAGGTCGCCTCCTCCGAGGTGATCTCCACCATCGTCGCGCTCGACGACGACGTCCCCGGCTCCGACATCCTCACCTCGCTCGGTACGGCGGTGCAGCGCGCCAACGACCAGTTGCGGGCGATGGTCGAGGAGGACCCCCAGCTGGAAGGCATGGGGACCACGCTCACCGCCCTGCTGTGGACCGGTCAGCGCCTCGGAATGGTCCATGTCGGCGACTCCCGTGCCTATCTGCTGCGAGACGGCGTCCTGACGCAGATCACCCAGGACCACACCTGGGTGCAGCGGCTCGTCGACGAGGGCCGGATCACCGAGGAGGAGGCCACCACCCACCCGCAGCGGTCCCTGCTGATGCGGGCGCTGGGCAGTGGTGAGCGCGTCGAACCCGACCTGTCCATCCGTGAGGTGCGGGCCGGCGACCGGTATCTGATCTGCTCCGACGGGCTGTCCGGGGTGGTCTCCCACCAGACGATGGAGGAGACCCTCGCCGGCTACCAGGGCCCGCAGGAGACCGTGCAGGCGCTGATCCAGCTCGCGCTGCGCGGCGGCGGTCCCGACAACATCACGGTCATCGTGGCCGATGTGCTCGACCTGGACACCGGGGACACCCTGTCCGGACAGCTGTCCGACACCCCGGTCGTGGTGGGCGCGGTCGCCGAGAACCAGCACCATCTGCACGACAACGGCATCATGCAGACGCCCGCCGGCCGTGCCTCCGGGCTGGGCCGGCAGGTGCCGGGGCAGGGCGGCGGCGAGTTCGGCCCGCCCGGCAGCGGCGACGCCGACGGCTATGCGCCGGGCGGCCACGGCTCCTACGACGACGAGGACTTCGTCAAGCCGCGCAAGGGCCGCACCTGGCTGAAGAGGTCGTTCTTCACGGCTCTCGCGCTCGGTGTGATCGGCGGCGGGTGCTACGGCGCCTACCGGTGGACGCAGACGCAGTACTACGTCGGTGCCAACGACGGGCATGTCGCGCTGTACCGCGGTATCAGCCAGGACCTGGCATGGGTGTCGCTGTCGAAGGTGGAGAAGGACCACCCCGAGATCGAACTCAAGTACCTGCCTCCGTACCAGCAGAAGCAGGTCAGGGCGACCATCGCGGCGGGCGGTCTCAAGGCGGCCCAGGACAAGGTCTCCGAGCTCGGTGTCCAGGCGTCCGCGTGCCAGAAGGAGAGCGAGCGCCAGAAGGCCGAGAGCCAGAACAGCTCCAAGACGCCCACGAGCGAGACCGACGGAACCAGCACGGCCTCTCTGACGTCCAAGGGCACACCGTCCACCGACCCGTCGGCATCGACGACGGCGACGGCGACCAAGAGCCGGACCGCATCCGCTCCCACACCCGGCCCGACTCTCTCGGAGGAAGAGCAGAAGGTCGTCTCACTGTGCGGAAAGCAGTAA
- a CDS encoding FtsW/RodA/SpoVE family cell cycle protein — MSSSTSTTTHHTSTIGAIGAPSRRNTELALLVFAVVIPVFAYANVGLAINDKVPPGLLSYGLGLGLLAGVGHLVVRKFAPYADPLLLPLATLLNGLGLVVIWRLDQSKLLQSIGQGGGAAPRQLMYTALGIGLFVVVLIFLKDHRALQRYTYISMVGALVLLLLPLVPGLGADLTYGAKIWISVAGFSIQPGEFAKIVLAIFFAGYLMVKRDALALASRRFMGLYLPRGRDLGPIIVVWAMSILILVFETDLGTSLLFFGMFVIMLYVATERTSWIVFGLLMSAVGAVGVASFEPHVQTRVQAWLNPMGEFKASRALTHDGVVHSEQAMQALWAFGSGGTLGSGLGQGHSDLIRFAANSDFILATFGEELGLAGIMAILMIYALIVERGVRTALAARDPFGKLLAVGLSGAFALQVFVVAGGVMGLIPLTGMTMPFLASGGSSVIANWVLIGILIRISDTARRPAPAPAPSPDAEMTQVVRP, encoded by the coding sequence ATGAGCAGCAGTACGAGCACGACGACGCACCACACGTCCACGATCGGCGCGATCGGCGCGCCGAGCCGGCGCAACACCGAACTGGCGCTGCTGGTGTTCGCCGTCGTCATCCCGGTGTTCGCCTACGCCAACGTGGGTCTCGCCATCAACGACAAGGTGCCGCCCGGTCTGCTGAGCTACGGCCTCGGCCTCGGACTGCTGGCCGGGGTGGGCCACCTCGTCGTACGGAAGTTCGCCCCGTACGCGGACCCCTTGCTGCTGCCGCTGGCCACGCTGCTCAACGGACTCGGTCTGGTCGTCATCTGGCGGCTCGACCAGTCCAAGCTGCTGCAGTCCATCGGTCAGGGGGGCGGGGCGGCACCGCGGCAGCTGATGTACACGGCCCTGGGCATCGGGCTGTTCGTCGTCGTCCTGATCTTCCTCAAGGACCACCGCGCCCTCCAGCGCTACACCTATATCTCCATGGTGGGCGCACTGGTCCTGCTGCTGCTGCCGCTGGTCCCGGGCCTCGGCGCCGATCTCACCTACGGCGCGAAGATCTGGATCTCGGTGGCCGGATTCTCCATCCAGCCCGGTGAGTTCGCGAAGATCGTGCTGGCGATCTTCTTCGCCGGCTATCTGATGGTGAAGCGCGACGCGCTGGCCCTGGCCAGCCGCCGCTTCATGGGGCTGTACCTGCCGCGCGGACGCGACCTCGGCCCGATCATCGTCGTCTGGGCGATGTCGATCCTGATCCTGGTCTTCGAGACCGACCTCGGTACGTCGCTGCTGTTCTTCGGAATGTTCGTCATCATGCTGTACGTCGCCACCGAGCGGACCAGCTGGATCGTCTTCGGTCTGCTGATGTCCGCGGTCGGCGCGGTCGGTGTGGCGAGCTTCGAACCGCACGTGCAGACCCGTGTCCAGGCCTGGCTCAACCCGATGGGGGAGTTCAAAGCGAGCCGGGCCCTCACCCATGACGGCGTCGTCCACTCCGAGCAGGCCATGCAGGCCCTGTGGGCCTTCGGCTCCGGCGGCACCCTCGGCTCCGGCCTCGGTCAGGGCCACTCGGACCTCATCCGCTTCGCCGCCAACTCCGACTTCATCCTCGCCACCTTCGGCGAGGAGCTCGGGCTGGCCGGCATCATGGCGATCCTGATGATCTACGCGCTGATCGTGGAACGCGGAGTGCGCACCGCGCTGGCCGCCCGCGACCCCTTCGGCAAGCTGCTCGCCGTCGGCCTGTCCGGTGCCTTCGCGCTCCAGGTCTTCGTGGTGGCCGGCGGTGTGATGGGCCTGATCCCGCTCACCGGTATGACCATGCCGTTCCTGGCCTCCGGAGGCTCCTCCGTGATCGCCAACTGGGTTCTGATCGGGATCCTGATCCGCATCAGCGACACCGCGCGCCGCCCGGCACCCGCCCCCGCTCCCAGTCCCGACGCCGAGATGACCCAGGTGGTCCGCCCGTGA
- a CDS encoding FHA domain-containing protein FhaB/FipA: MSELTLTVMRLGFLAVLWLFVIVAVQVIRSDLFGTRVTQRGSRRDAGRPQQAARQAAPPPQRQQPSGGRQRRGAPSKLVVSEGSLTGTTVALQGQTITLGRAHDSTIVLDDDYASSRHARIYPDRDGQWIVEDLGSTNGTYLDRSRLTTPTPIPLGAPIRIGKTVIELRK, encoded by the coding sequence ATGTCAGAGCTGACCCTCACGGTCATGCGGCTGGGTTTTCTGGCCGTACTGTGGCTGTTCGTGATCGTGGCCGTGCAGGTCATCCGCAGCGACCTGTTCGGTACGCGTGTCACACAGCGGGGCTCGCGCCGGGACGCAGGCCGGCCTCAGCAGGCCGCCCGTCAGGCGGCTCCCCCGCCGCAGCGCCAGCAGCCGAGCGGCGGCCGTCAGCGCCGCGGCGCCCCGAGCAAGCTGGTCGTCTCCGAGGGGTCGCTGACCGGTACGACCGTCGCGCTGCAGGGCCAGACCATCACGCTCGGTCGCGCCCATGACAGCACCATCGTGCTGGACGACGACTACGCCTCCAGCCGGCATGCCAGGATCTACCCGGACCGGGACGGTCAGTGGATCGTCGAGGACCTCGGGTCCACCAATGGCACCTATCTCGACCGGAGCCGGCTGACGACCCCCACACCGATCCCGCTGGGTGCGCCGATCCGCATCGGCAAGACCGTCATCGAGCTGCGGAAGTAG